The following are from one region of the Spodoptera frugiperda isolate SF20-4 chromosome 20, AGI-APGP_CSIRO_Sfru_2.0, whole genome shotgun sequence genome:
- the LOC126911928 gene encoding keratin-associated protein 19-2-like — protein sequence MIPPVILLLAGLVLFEHTCAAPANDVSGSVKSASDSQGLNDDLKTAASSGYAGDRYADWGRYPSAQGVTGYGTVDSRYNYGGFGGYDSPYGYNGYDSEYPRYGGGYGGNYYGNSGYGGYGAAGYGGYKGGYGAGYGGYGGYSGNGGLNSYYGYNNPSYQGANHLGYGYYRRPGYGNIYNSGITPSLVTGYRGYSRK from the exons ATGATACCACCGGTGATTCTCCTGTTAGCTGGGCTGGTGTTATTTGAGCATACGTGTGCAGCACCTGCCAACGATGTATCAGGTTCAGTAAAGTCAGCTTCGGACTCACAAGGTCTTAACGATGATCTGAAAACAGCTGCTAGCAGTGGTT ACGCAGGAGACCGTTATGCAGATTGGGGTCGCTATCCTAGTGCTCAAGGAGTCACGGGATATGGTACTGTTGACAGTAGATACAATTATGGTGGATTCGGCGGATACGATAGTCCTTATGGATACAATGGTTATGACTCAGAGTACCCAAGATATGGTGGCGGCTATGGAGGCAATTACTATGGGAACTCAGGTTACGGCGGTTATGGGGCTGCCGGCTACGGCGGCTATAAGGGAGGATACGGCGCAGGATATGGCGGCTACGGTGGTTATTCCGGCAACGGTGGATTGAACTCATACTACGGCTACAACAACCCGTCCTACCAAGGAGCTAATCACTTGGGCTATGGGTACTACCGACGACCCGGTTATGGCAACATCTACAACAGTGGAATCACCCCTAGTTTAGTGACCGGGTATAGGGGTTATTCGAGAAAATAA